One region of Polynucleobacter sp. Adler-ghost genomic DNA includes:
- a CDS encoding arginine/lysine/ornithine decarboxylase, with protein sequence MKFRFPIIIIDEDFRSENISGSGIRDLAEAIETEGMEVIGLTSYGDLTSFAQQASRASSFIVSIDDEEFVSDSEDHDLPALNNLRAFITEVRKRNEDIPIFLYGETRTSRHMPNDILRELHGFIHMNEDTPEFVARHIIREAKVYLDSLAPPFFRALTNYASEGSYSWHCPGHSGGVAFLKSPVGRMFHQFFGENMLRADVCNAVEELGQLLDHTGPVLQSERNAARIFNADHLFFVTNGTSTSNKIVWHSTVAPGDVVLVDRNCHKSVIHSITMMGAIPIFLMPTRNHLGIIGPIPKEEFEWKNIKKKIDANPFIKDKNVVPRVMTLTQSTYDGIIYNVEMIKDMLDGKVDSLHFDEAWLPHAAFHPFYKDMHAIGSDRKRTKKSLMFATQSTHKLLAGLSQASQVLVQDAEEHKLDRDCFNEAYLMHTSTSPQYAIIASCDVSAAMMESPGGTTLVEESIAEAMDFRRAMREVDDKFGADWWFKVWGPDHLTEEGIGERSDWILEPNASWHDFGNVAQDFNMLDPIKATVVTPGLDVEGNFGSMGIPASIVTKYLAEHGVIVEKCGLYSFFIMFTIGITKGRWNTLVTELQQFKDHFDKNAPLWKVLPEFVAKHPRYERVGLKDICQQIHEFYKGRNVARMTTEMYTSDMVPAMMPSEAWAKMAHKKVDRVPLDQLEDRITAMLVTPYPPGIPLLIPGERFNKRIIDYLYFARDFNEQFPGFETDIHGLVKADIDGRSEYYVDCVRQEPDITL encoded by the coding sequence ATGAAATTTCGTTTTCCAATCATCATCATTGATGAGGACTTTCGTTCTGAAAATATTTCAGGTTCGGGGATTCGCGACTTAGCTGAAGCGATTGAAACTGAGGGCATGGAAGTCATTGGCTTGACTAGCTACGGCGACCTGACATCCTTTGCCCAACAGGCCTCCCGTGCCTCTAGCTTTATTGTGTCGATCGATGATGAGGAGTTTGTTTCTGACTCTGAAGATCATGATTTACCTGCTTTGAATAATTTGCGTGCTTTTATTACCGAAGTACGTAAACGCAACGAAGATATTCCCATCTTTTTGTACGGCGAGACCCGTACTTCACGCCACATGCCAAATGACATCTTGCGTGAGTTGCATGGCTTTATTCATATGAATGAAGATACGCCAGAATTTGTAGCGCGTCACATTATCCGTGAGGCTAAGGTATACCTCGATTCATTGGCGCCTCCATTCTTCCGCGCCTTAACTAATTACGCCTCTGAAGGCTCTTACTCGTGGCATTGTCCTGGGCACTCTGGTGGTGTGGCTTTCTTGAAGAGTCCGGTAGGGCGTATGTTCCATCAATTTTTTGGTGAGAATATGCTGCGTGCCGACGTCTGTAATGCAGTAGAAGAATTAGGTCAGCTGTTAGATCACACTGGACCTGTGTTGCAAAGCGAGCGCAATGCTGCCCGCATCTTTAATGCTGATCATTTATTCTTTGTGACAAACGGTACATCGACATCCAATAAGATTGTTTGGCACTCTACTGTTGCCCCTGGTGATGTGGTGTTGGTAGATCGCAACTGCCATAAGTCCGTGATTCATTCGATCACGATGATGGGCGCGATTCCGATCTTCTTGATGCCAACGCGTAATCACCTCGGCATTATTGGTCCGATTCCTAAAGAGGAGTTTGAGTGGAAAAACATCAAGAAGAAAATTGATGCCAATCCTTTCATCAAAGATAAGAACGTGGTGCCACGTGTTATGACGCTTACACAAAGTACTTATGACGGGATTATTTATAACGTCGAGATGATTAAAGATATGCTCGATGGCAAAGTCGATTCATTACATTTCGACGAAGCTTGGTTACCACATGCTGCATTCCATCCATTCTATAAAGATATGCATGCCATCGGATCAGATCGCAAGCGCACTAAAAAGAGTTTGATGTTTGCTACCCAATCAACCCACAAGTTATTAGCCGGTTTATCACAGGCTTCACAGGTATTGGTGCAGGACGCTGAAGAACATAAGCTTGATCGAGACTGTTTCAATGAAGCCTATTTGATGCATACCTCTACTAGCCCCCAGTACGCCATCATCGCTTCTTGCGATGTATCTGCTGCCATGATGGAGTCTCCTGGAGGTACTACGCTAGTGGAGGAGTCTATTGCTGAGGCAATGGACTTCCGTCGCGCAATGCGTGAAGTGGATGATAAGTTTGGAGCAGATTGGTGGTTTAAGGTTTGGGGTCCAGACCATTTAACTGAAGAAGGAATTGGAGAGCGTTCGGATTGGATTCTGGAGCCCAATGCTAGTTGGCACGACTTTGGCAATGTTGCACAAGATTTCAACATGCTCGATCCTATCAAGGCGACAGTAGTTACGCCTGGTTTAGATGTCGAAGGTAACTTCGGATCTATGGGTATCCCGGCGAGTATTGTGACCAAGTACTTAGCTGAGCACGGCGTGATCGTAGAGAAGTGTGGTTTGTACTCTTTCTTCATCATGTTCACCATCGGTATCACCAAGGGTCGTTGGAATACTTTGGTAACTGAGCTACAACAATTTAAAGACCACTTTGATAAGAACGCTCCCTTGTGGAAAGTATTGCCAGAGTTCGTTGCTAAACACCCTCGCTACGAGCGTGTTGGTCTCAAAGATATTTGCCAGCAGATTCATGAGTTCTATAAGGGTCGTAATGTAGCCCGTATGACTACCGAGATGTATACCTCGGATATGGTGCCAGCAATGATGCCTTCAGAAGCTTGGGCGAAGATGGCGCACAAAAAGGTGGATCGTGTTCCGCTGGATCAACTTGAGGATCGTATTACCGCTATGTTGGTAACACCATATCCTCCAGGTATTCCACTCTTGATCCCAGGCGAGCGCTTTAACAAACGCATCATTGACTATCTCTACTTTGCTCGTGACTTCAATGAGCAATTCCCAGGCTTTGAAACTGATATCCATGGCTTGGTCAAAGCAGATATTGATGGACGTAGCGAGTACTACGTTGATTGCGTAAGGCAGGAGCCAGATATCACCCTGTAA
- a CDS encoding formate dehydrogenase accessory sulfurtransferase FdhD, which produces MPHNIQMSHASVPMVHEVEVMDEAGRIKTTHIPGERPLTIYLDKREVVTLMTLGSAPEALVLGYLRNQRLVESPDDIASIQVDWETDSAAVKTHRSTVDIDALTSKRVVTTGCGQGTMFGGLIEEMAEIRLPDGPQLTQEAIVDLIDSIRVHDTIYKKSGSVHACAVFERDGNNHVRLLHFIEDVGRHNAVDSISGLMWLADKPGKDLIFFTTGRLTSEMVIKGAQMGIPFLMTRSGMTLMGLELARKTNLTLLSRCSGKHFEIFNAPERVIFTSPPAVS; this is translated from the coding sequence TTGCCCCACAACATTCAGATGTCTCACGCTTCCGTGCCGATGGTGCACGAGGTAGAAGTCATGGATGAGGCGGGGCGCATTAAGACCACTCATATCCCCGGTGAGCGCCCTTTAACCATTTACCTAGATAAGCGGGAAGTGGTCACTCTGATGACCTTGGGAAGTGCGCCTGAGGCTTTAGTTCTGGGCTATTTGCGTAATCAACGCCTCGTAGAATCGCCAGATGATATTGCGAGTATTCAGGTCGATTGGGAAACCGATTCAGCGGCAGTCAAGACTCATCGTAGTACGGTCGACATCGATGCCCTCACCAGCAAGCGCGTTGTAACGACCGGCTGTGGTCAGGGCACCATGTTTGGCGGCTTGATTGAGGAGATGGCAGAGATCAGATTGCCAGATGGCCCTCAGTTAACCCAAGAGGCCATCGTTGATCTGATTGACAGCATTCGAGTTCATGACACTATCTATAAAAAATCTGGCTCAGTTCACGCTTGCGCCGTGTTTGAGCGGGACGGTAATAACCATGTCCGCCTTCTCCATTTCATTGAGGATGTTGGGCGCCACAATGCCGTTGACTCAATCTCTGGGCTGATGTGGCTGGCAGACAAGCCAGGTAAGGATCTCATCTTCTTCACTACAGGGCGCCTCACTTCCGAAATGGTCATTAAAGGCGCTCAAATGGGCATTCCTTTCTTAATGACCCGCTCTGGCATGACATTAATGGGACTGGAGCTTGCCCGAAAAACCAATCTCACCTTGTTATCCCGATGTTCAGGGAAGCATTTTGAGATTTTCAATGCCCCTGAGAGGGTAATTTTTACCTCTCCACCTGCAGTCTCGTAA
- the dcd gene encoding dCTP deaminase has protein sequence MTIKSDHWIRRMGEQGMISPFEPGQVRQDAAGHKIVSYGTSSYGYDIRCADEFKIFTNINSTIVDPKNFDEQSFVDFKGPVCIIPPNSFALARTVEYFKIPRSVLTVCVGKSTYARCGIIVNVTPFEPEWEGYVTLEFSNTTPLPAKIYAGEGCAQVLFFESDEVCGTSYKDRGGKYQGQVGVTLPKT, from the coding sequence ATGACTATTAAATCTGACCACTGGATCCGCCGCATGGGCGAGCAAGGCATGATCAGCCCATTTGAACCTGGGCAGGTCCGCCAAGATGCCGCAGGACATAAAATTGTGAGCTATGGCACTTCAAGCTATGGCTATGACATTCGTTGTGCTGATGAATTCAAGATTTTCACAAACATCAACAGCACTATCGTTGATCCCAAGAATTTCGATGAGCAATCGTTTGTCGATTTCAAGGGCCCGGTTTGTATCATTCCCCCAAACTCTTTCGCTTTGGCAAGAACTGTTGAGTACTTCAAGATCCCACGAAGCGTATTAACGGTCTGCGTTGGTAAGAGTACGTATGCACGTTGCGGAATTATTGTGAACGTCACTCCATTCGAGCCTGAATGGGAAGGTTATGTCACTCTCGAGTTTTCGAATACGACCCCGTTGCCTGCAAAAATTTATGCCGGCGAAGGATGTGCACAAGTTTTGTTCTTCGAGAGCGACGAAGTGTGTGGTACGTCGTACAAAGATCGTGGCGGTAAGTATCAAGGCCAAGTCGGCGTTACTCTGCCAAAGACTTAA
- a CDS encoding TRAP transporter small permease subunit — MGFWGTLSTGIDRFNQFLGKAASIMILLSCVVSATNALLRYSLDISNNWPLELQWYLFAAAVMLGAAYTLKRNEHVRVDLIYSQLSDRGRLYVDLFGLIVFLLPACLLFSWLSWTTLFYPSWLVSEHSLNAGGLSRYPIKFIVPFGFFMLSLQGLSEIIKRIGALKGKATLPAADLHYEKPMQ; from the coding sequence ATGGGCTTTTGGGGAACGCTCTCAACAGGAATTGACCGCTTCAATCAATTCCTTGGCAAGGCAGCCAGCATCATGATTTTGCTGTCTTGCGTAGTGTCAGCTACTAATGCTCTGCTTCGCTATAGTCTAGATATCAGCAATAACTGGCCACTAGAATTACAGTGGTACTTATTTGCTGCCGCTGTCATGCTGGGGGCTGCATACACACTCAAGCGCAATGAGCATGTTCGAGTCGATTTAATTTACTCACAACTTTCTGATCGCGGACGTCTTTATGTAGACCTCTTTGGTTTGATTGTCTTTTTATTGCCCGCTTGCTTATTATTTTCCTGGCTGTCTTGGACTACTTTGTTTTATCCGTCCTGGTTAGTTTCTGAGCATTCACTCAATGCAGGTGGTTTATCGCGCTACCCCATTAAGTTTATTGTGCCTTTTGGTTTCTTCATGCTAAGTCTTCAGGGGCTCTCAGAAATCATCAAACGTATTGGCGCCCTCAAAGGTAAAGCAACATTACCCGCCGCTGATCTTCATTATGAAAAGCCCATGCAATGA
- a CDS encoding ScpA family protein, which translates to MTNSSNALGAEPSVQTELLDSTPSVTDGMSSAFAKLYGEPLFKLPTDLYIPPDALEVFLEAFEGPLDLLLYLIRKQNFNVLDIPMAQVTQQYLSYIDQIRHHNLELAAEYLLMAAMLIEIKSRMLLPMKKADSDEEVEDPRAELVRRLLEYERMKLAAQELDQIPQQGRDFQIAHGYVDTTVAVTWPEVNQDDLQMAWRDVLHRAKLNQHHTITREELSVRDFMTRILRRLQNTRFVEFGELFEEAIKSGKGIPIVIVNFIAMLELSREALVEITQAEPYAPIYVRLAYTPVA; encoded by the coding sequence ATGACTAACTCAAGCAATGCCTTGGGAGCAGAGCCAAGCGTTCAAACAGAGTTGCTTGATAGCACACCATCGGTTACTGATGGGATGTCTTCGGCATTCGCCAAACTATATGGCGAGCCGCTTTTTAAGCTTCCAACAGATCTCTATATTCCGCCAGATGCCCTAGAAGTTTTTCTAGAGGCGTTTGAAGGTCCGCTTGATCTTCTGCTTTACCTGATTCGTAAACAGAATTTCAATGTACTTGATATTCCAATGGCACAGGTCACTCAGCAGTACCTGAGCTACATCGATCAAATCCGCCATCACAACTTAGAGCTTGCTGCCGAATATCTTTTAATGGCAGCCATGTTGATCGAGATTAAATCTCGCATGCTCTTGCCAATGAAGAAGGCCGATAGCGATGAAGAGGTGGAAGATCCTCGTGCGGAATTGGTTCGTCGCCTCCTAGAGTACGAGCGCATGAAATTGGCTGCACAAGAGCTTGACCAAATTCCGCAACAAGGACGTGACTTTCAAATCGCACATGGTTATGTTGACACTACTGTTGCAGTGACCTGGCCTGAGGTCAATCAAGATGATCTGCAAATGGCTTGGCGTGACGTACTGCACCGTGCAAAACTAAATCAACACCATACGATTACCCGTGAGGAGTTATCTGTTCGAGATTTCATGACGCGCATTTTGCGTCGCTTACAAAACACACGCTTTGTTGAGTTTGGTGAGTTATTTGAAGAGGCTATTAAATCTGGCAAAGGCATTCCAATAGTCATAGTGAACTTCATTGCGATGCTAGAGCTCTCACGCGAGGCTTTAGTTGAAATTACCCAAGCAGAGCCATACGCTCCAATCTACGTTCGCCTTGCCTATACCCCTGTTGCATGA
- a CDS encoding type II toxin-antitoxin system Phd/YefM family antitoxin, translated as MRVIQFSDAVNQLDQVIDQVVSDRDVTIISCEGCETAVLMSKATYNGMIDTLHLLRSPANVKHLNRSLAQYHKDYPIGQALHLFN; from the coding sequence ATGCGAGTAATTCAATTTTCTGACGCCGTAAATCAGCTTGATCAGGTAATCGATCAAGTGGTCAGCGATCGTGATGTGACCATTATTTCTTGTGAGGGTTGTGAGACTGCAGTTCTTATGTCGAAGGCCACATACAATGGCATGATCGATACATTACATTTACTAAGATCCCCAGCTAACGTAAAACACCTGAATAGGTCTTTAGCTCAATATCACAAAGACTATCCAATAGGACAAGCACTTCACTTATTTAATTGA
- a CDS encoding TRAP transporter large permease subunit, with protein MIPLEWMPPLMFGGLIVFMLIGFPVAFSLMAAGLFFAGIAISENFFGVPFLQAIPQRIFGSVLANDLLLAIPFFTFMGAILERCGLAEEMLDSMGQLFGRIRGGLGYSVIIVGFILGAITGTVAAQVIAMTMISLPVMMRYGYNMRYATGVLAASGTITQLVPPSLVLIVLADQLKTQSGSADVGSMYLGAWGPSLLQIGLFALYTFFLSRFRPDYLPAAPENELTLKGWVLWKKCLLGIIPSAALIFLVLGTIMTGIATPTESGAMGAMGALLLAWIRRASIPNLNGLIQQAYQNTMRITAMVVFILIGSTCFSVVFQGVDGGHWVEALFSNLPGGWIGFLVFVNLFVFFLAFFLDFFEIAFIVVPLLAPVAVKLLAPVLLASMNGNPQAAASAALVWFGVMLCVNMQTSFMHPPFGFALFYLRGVAPKEVKSSDIYWGALPWVVLQLIMVVVVAAFPALVTTLLDKPSVVIQSQDFNFTGSEEVKPDSLPSKVDEDAPVIFQLDKSIK; from the coding sequence ATGATTCCATTGGAATGGATGCCACCGTTGATGTTTGGCGGACTCATTGTGTTTATGTTGATCGGTTTTCCGGTAGCCTTTTCTTTAATGGCTGCAGGACTATTCTTTGCTGGCATTGCCATCAGTGAAAACTTCTTTGGCGTGCCGTTTTTGCAAGCTATTCCCCAGCGCATCTTTGGTAGCGTTCTTGCTAACGACCTACTGCTAGCAATCCCCTTCTTCACATTCATGGGCGCTATTCTTGAGCGCTGCGGTCTTGCAGAAGAGATGTTGGATTCCATGGGTCAGCTCTTTGGACGTATTCGGGGTGGACTTGGCTACTCAGTGATTATTGTGGGATTTATTCTGGGGGCGATCACGGGGACGGTGGCTGCGCAGGTGATCGCTATGACGATGATTTCTCTGCCAGTAATGATGCGTTATGGCTATAACATGCGCTACGCTACGGGCGTTTTAGCGGCTTCTGGGACTATTACCCAGTTAGTGCCACCCTCCTTGGTGCTGATTGTTTTGGCCGACCAACTAAAAACCCAAAGCGGTAGCGCCGATGTGGGCAGTATGTACCTTGGCGCTTGGGGGCCTTCCCTGCTGCAAATCGGTCTGTTTGCCCTCTACACTTTTTTCCTATCCCGCTTTAGGCCTGATTACCTTCCCGCGGCCCCAGAAAATGAACTCACTCTCAAAGGCTGGGTGCTGTGGAAAAAATGTCTATTAGGAATTATTCCCTCAGCGGCGCTGATTTTCTTGGTGCTGGGAACCATCATGACTGGCATCGCAACCCCAACCGAATCTGGCGCTATGGGAGCGATGGGTGCATTGCTTTTGGCATGGATTCGAAGGGCAAGCATTCCCAATCTCAATGGCTTGATACAGCAAGCCTATCAAAACACCATGCGGATTACTGCGATGGTAGTGTTCATCTTGATTGGTTCAACTTGCTTCTCAGTTGTTTTCCAAGGAGTTGATGGCGGTCACTGGGTAGAAGCATTGTTTTCCAACCTGCCGGGGGGCTGGATTGGATTCCTAGTGTTTGTGAATCTGTTTGTTTTCTTCTTGGCATTCTTCTTGGACTTCTTTGAAATCGCTTTCATCGTGGTGCCACTGCTTGCACCAGTCGCAGTCAAACTACTGGCACCAGTATTGCTTGCCTCCATGAATGGTAATCCTCAGGCAGCGGCTAGTGCTGCTCTAGTGTGGTTCGGCGTAATGCTGTGCGTCAATATGCAAACCTCATTTATGCATCCCCCATTTGGGTTTGCACTGTTTTATCTACGTGGCGTTGCACCTAAAGAAGTCAAAAGTAGTGATATCTACTGGGGCGCATTACCTTGGGTTGTTCTGCAACTCATCATGGTTGTGGTGGTTGCGGCATTCCCAGCTTTGGTCACCACCTTACTAGATAAGCCTTCTGTAGTGATTCAAAGTCAGGACTTTAATTTCACAGGAAGCGAAGAAGTTAAACCAGACTCATTGCCAAGCAAAGTTGATGAAGATGCGCCGGTTATCTTTCAGCTAGATAAGTCAATTAAATAA
- the metG gene encoding methionine--tRNA ligase, with the protein MSSPKRRLLVTSALPYANGQIHIGHLVEYVQTDIWVRFQRMRGHEVHYVGADDTHGTPIMLRAEKEGLTPKELIANVWQEHKRDFDDFLISFDNYYTTDSPENEKLSQSIYLKLRDAGLIEMRSIEQAYDPVKEMFLPDRFIKGECPKCGAKDQYGDSCEKCGATYSPTDLKNPFSVVSGATPIKKVSDHYFFKLSDPRCETFLRDWTQVRTPLQAEARNKMKEWVGQPGDSKLGDWDISRDAPYFGFEIPDAPGKYFYVWLDAPIGYYASFLNYCQAKGMNFEEWVRPDTTTEQYHFIGKDILYFHTLFWPATLHFAGYRTPTNVFAHGFLTVDGEKMSKSRGTLISAHSVIESGFNPEWFRYYFATKLNDSMEDLDLNLQDFVARVNSDLLGKYINIASRSAGFLVKRFGGVVSDEAMNNPLLTEIASASEKIAGLYEAREYAKALRTIMELADKVNAFVDENKPWEVAKDPERESDLQRVCSITLEAFRLLSLYLKPVLPEVTAGVEDFLSVPAMTWNDVKTPLSSQNPIKPYKHLMTRVEAPQIEALLAANL; encoded by the coding sequence ATGAGTAGCCCCAAACGTCGCCTGCTAGTTACCTCCGCCCTACCCTACGCCAATGGCCAGATTCATATTGGGCATTTGGTGGAGTATGTTCAGACAGATATTTGGGTTCGCTTTCAGAGAATGCGTGGTCACGAAGTGCACTATGTTGGCGCCGATGACACCCACGGCACTCCGATCATGTTGCGCGCCGAAAAAGAGGGCCTTACCCCGAAAGAGCTCATTGCGAATGTTTGGCAAGAGCACAAGCGCGACTTTGATGATTTCTTAATTTCGTTTGACAACTACTACACCACCGATAGCCCTGAGAATGAAAAGCTGTCTCAAAGTATCTATCTCAAGTTACGTGATGCCGGCTTAATTGAAATGCGCTCTATTGAGCAAGCATACGATCCCGTTAAAGAAATGTTCTTGCCAGATCGCTTTATCAAAGGTGAATGTCCTAAGTGTGGCGCCAAAGATCAGTACGGTGACTCTTGCGAAAAGTGTGGGGCAACCTATTCCCCCACTGATTTAAAGAATCCATTCTCCGTAGTGAGTGGCGCAACACCTATTAAAAAAGTTTCCGATCATTACTTCTTTAAATTATCCGATCCTCGCTGCGAAACCTTCTTGCGGGACTGGACCCAGGTAAGAACCCCACTGCAAGCTGAAGCTCGCAACAAAATGAAGGAATGGGTTGGACAGCCTGGAGACAGTAAGTTAGGTGACTGGGATATCTCACGTGATGCCCCCTACTTTGGCTTTGAGATTCCGGATGCTCCAGGCAAATATTTTTATGTGTGGCTTGATGCACCGATTGGCTATTACGCTAGCTTTCTCAATTACTGCCAGGCTAAAGGCATGAACTTTGAGGAGTGGGTCAGACCAGATACGACTACCGAGCAGTATCACTTCATCGGTAAGGATATTCTGTATTTCCACACGCTCTTTTGGCCAGCAACCCTGCACTTTGCAGGTTACCGTACGCCAACTAATGTGTTTGCTCATGGTTTCCTCACGGTCGATGGCGAGAAGATGAGTAAATCACGTGGCACTTTAATTTCTGCGCACAGCGTAATTGAATCTGGATTTAATCCTGAATGGTTCCGCTATTACTTTGCAACCAAACTGAACGACAGCATGGAAGATTTGGATTTAAATCTTCAAGACTTTGTTGCACGTGTGAATAGCGATCTACTCGGCAAATACATCAATATCGCAAGTCGTAGTGCTGGTTTTCTGGTGAAGCGTTTTGGTGGTGTCGTTTCTGATGAGGCAATGAACAACCCGTTACTGACTGAGATTGCATCTGCTAGTGAAAAAATTGCTGGCCTGTATGAAGCGCGTGAATATGCCAAGGCATTGCGCACCATCATGGAGTTGGCTGACAAGGTCAATGCTTTTGTTGACGAAAATAAACCTTGGGAAGTCGCCAAAGATCCTGAGCGCGAGTCTGACTTGCAGCGAGTCTGCAGCATCACCTTAGAGGCATTCCGTTTATTAAGTCTTTATCTCAAGCCAGTACTTCCAGAAGTCACGGCCGGGGTTGAGGACTTCCTCTCTGTGCCAGCCATGACCTGGAATGACGTGAAAACACCTCTCTCCAGCCAAAATCCGATCAAGCCCTATAAACACCTTATGACGCGCGTTGAAGCGCCTCAAATTGAGGCTTTATTGGCAGCAAACCTCTAA
- a CDS encoding DUF3460 family protein → MARYTSEFTQFLNELKSEKPDLEAGQQAGRALLWDKEPLTIEDQRRAQAAKLKQRAYVYSND, encoded by the coding sequence ATGGCTAGGTATACATCCGAATTCACCCAGTTCTTAAATGAGCTCAAATCCGAGAAACCAGATCTCGAAGCTGGCCAGCAAGCTGGTCGCGCCCTCCTTTGGGATAAAGAGCCTTTGACTATTGAAGATCAGCGTCGCGCTCAAGCAGCTAAATTAAAACAACGCGCTTACGTGTATTCGAATGACTAA
- the panC gene encoding pantoate--beta-alanine ligase, with amino-acid sequence MKIISDIQELRDHLRGQNRASFVPTMGNLHEGHLSLMRLARQHGDPVVASIFVNRLQFGPNEDFDSYPRTMQADIDKLEKEGVYILFAPTERDLYPQPQEYRVDPPQQLGDILEGEFRPGFFKGVCTVVLKLLSCVQPKVAVFGKKDYQQLMIIRQMAKQFALPVDIIPGETIRAEDGLALSSRNGYLSNEERLEAPELQKVLQQVRARVLNLSERNTHSLVEIEKLAVDLLTGRGWQPDYIAIRQQSDLAPASNQSLQSGEPLVILTAAKLGKTRLIDNLEI; translated from the coding sequence ATGAAAATTATTAGCGATATACAAGAGTTGCGCGACCATTTGCGCGGACAAAATCGCGCTTCTTTTGTGCCAACCATGGGCAATCTCCATGAAGGTCATTTATCACTAATGCGTCTTGCTAGGCAACATGGTGATCCCGTAGTCGCTAGCATCTTTGTGAACCGCCTACAGTTTGGTCCAAATGAAGATTTTGATAGCTACCCGCGCACTATGCAGGCAGATATCGATAAGCTTGAAAAAGAAGGTGTTTATATCTTGTTTGCACCCACTGAGCGAGACCTATATCCGCAGCCTCAGGAATATCGCGTAGATCCGCCACAGCAACTAGGAGATATTCTTGAGGGCGAATTCCGCCCCGGCTTCTTTAAAGGTGTTTGTACTGTTGTACTCAAGCTCCTATCGTGCGTACAACCCAAAGTAGCAGTCTTTGGCAAAAAAGATTACCAGCAACTGATGATCATTCGCCAGATGGCCAAACAATTTGCCCTACCTGTAGACATCATTCCAGGAGAAACGATTCGTGCAGAAGATGGTCTTGCCCTCTCCTCTCGCAATGGTTATCTCTCCAATGAAGAACGTCTAGAAGCCCCTGAGCTTCAAAAAGTCTTGCAGCAAGTGCGTGCTCGCGTGCTGAATTTGAGTGAGCGCAATACGCATTCGCTGGTCGAGATTGAAAAGCTCGCTGTGGATCTTCTGACTGGCCGTGGTTGGCAACCAGACTATATTGCCATACGCCAGCAAAGTGATTTAGCGCCTGCCTCCAATCAAAGTCTGCAATCAGGCGAACCTTTAGTTATTTTGACGGCTGCCAAGCTAGGTAAAACACGTTTGATTGATAACTTAGAGATTTAA